The stretch of DNA TACCTTACCGTTTGCAACTTCCACTACATGACGAAAAAGGGCAATTTTTTCTTCTTTCGTTAATGTAGGTGATTCTCCAGTTGTTCCAGCAATAACGAGAGAGTCTGAGCCGTTGTCAATTAAATAGTTTACTAATTGCGTTGTTTTTGCGAAATCAATATTCCCTTTATTATCAAACGGTGTAACCATTGCTGTAGAAACTTTTCCAAAATTAATCATGCCAGCTTATCTCTCCTTCTTTCTTTGAATCATATACAAATGCACTATTTATATGTGCTAGACCGAATGCATCGTGCAATGCCTTTACTGCTTTTTCCATATCCTCTTGTTTCACTAATACCCATATCGTTGTATGGCTATCAGCAGATTGAAGTATTTGGATCCCTAGTTCCGATAGTGTGGTTACTATTTTAGATGTAACTCCAGGCACCCCGGTCATACCGGCCCCAACAACTGCAACTTTTGCGCAATGTTTTGTCACCTTCGGATTATACCCTAATTCGTTTAAAACAGCTATTGCCTTTTCACTCATTTGGTCTGCAATAGTATAGATCACATTTGTAGGTGATATGTTAAAAAAGTCTATACTTATTTGCTCATTAGCCATTGCTCGAAATACTTCAGACTGTAAATTATATTGTCCTTCTTTTGCCGTTACTTTTATTTGAGTGACATCTGAAACGTGAGCGATTCCTGTAATTAATCGTTCTGTAACATGTTGATCACTTATTTTATCTAATGACGTTACTAACGTTCCAGGGGTGTCAGAATACGTTGACTTAACCCGTAAAGGTATTCTCGCTTGCATCGCAATTTCAACTGCACGAGGGTGTACAACCTTCGCTCCTTGGTAGGCCATATTACAGATTTCTGTGTATGACACGACATTTAGCGGTTTAGCGTTTTCCACGATATTAGGGTCTGCAGTCATTACACCTTCAACATCTGAAAAAATGTCTATCCATTCAGCTCTTAATGCGGCACCGAGCGCAGCTGCAGATGTGTCACTACCACCACGACCAATCGTCGTAATATCTCCTGTTCTAGATTCACCTTGAAAGCCTGCTACCACCACTACATCATGATGACGCAACACTTCTAACAAGTGATCACACTTCATATCGATAATTTTTGCATTCGTATGTTCATTATTTGTTCGAAAACCTGCTTGAGGACCATTTAATGCTGTAGCCTTAATACCATTGCTATTCAACATACTGCTAAAGACAATCGATGAAATAACTTCACCACATGAAAGCAGCATATCTAACTCTCTTTTTGATACGTTACTTTTACTTTCCTCTAATAAGCTTAATAACGTATCCGTTGCATAAGGTTCTCCCTTTCTTCCCATGGCAGAAACAACTACTACAACTTTATAACCTTGTTGAACACTTTTATGAATATGATGGAATGCGTGATCCCTCGACATTTCGTTTCGGACTGATGTACCACCAAATTTTTGAACTACTATTTTCATTGTATGACACCTCATTGTTGGATTCCAAGAAAACCTTGGGAGCTTTAAACTTTCACTTTTCGTTATAGAAGAGGAATAACGACGTGTTTCGTTCAAGAGGATGTCGATACATTCGTTAGAAAAAGAGGCAAAAATATGCCTCTCTTAAACTATTTAACAATTCCTAACTTAGTAAGGGTTTCTGCAATTTGAACTGAGTTCCAAGCAGCACCTTTTAATAAATTATCTGAAACAATCCATAGGTGGAAACCTTTTTTATTATCTAGATCTTGGCGTATACGCCCAACAAAGACATCATTCAAACCGACACTATGTGCTGGCATCGGATATAATTGTTCTTCCGGTTTATCTTGTAATGTAATACCAGGAGCTTCTTCCAGTAAATTTCGAATATCTTGAACAGTCACGTTTTCATCCTCTACTTCAATATATACAGATTCAGAGTGTCCTGTGACTACTGGCAATCGAACGCAAGTTGCAGCTACTGATAGGTTTGGCATATGCATTATTTTTTTCGTTTCATTTATCATTTTCATTTCCTCAAAAGTAAACCCGTTATCTTCGAATTTGTCAATTTGAGGAATGGCGTTAAATGCAATTTGGTAATGTTTTTCGTCTCCTTTCACCGGTAAAACAGAAGGAGTAAAATCATCCCCATTTAAAATTGCTTGTGTTTGAGTGTGCAGTTCATCAATAGCAGCAGCCCCAGCTCCAGATACCGCTTGGTAAGTTGAAACGATTACTTTTGATAACCCATATTTTTTTCTAATAGGCTCAAGTGTAACTACCATTTGAATTGTAGAGCAATTTGGATTTGCAATTATTCCTTTTTGATTGAATAAATCTTGCTCGTTCACTTCTGGGACAACTAAAGGAACTTCAGGATCCATTCGAAAAGCACTAGTATTATCTACTACAATCGCCCCTCTTTTTGCAGCTTCTGGAGCTAGTAGTTTGGACACACTACCACCAGCACTAAATAATGCTATGTCAACACCATTAAAACTATCTGGCTCTGCCTTTTGGACTGTATATTCATTATCTTTAAATATCACTTTTGTACCTGCAGAACGTTCCGACGATAATAGTGTTAATTCTTTAATTGGGAAATCTCTTTCTTCAAGTGTTTTCAACATTTGTTGGCCTACAGCACCTGTCGCACCAACTAAAGCAATATTAAAACCTTTCATCCGTCTAACCCCTCTCAAAATAAATAGTGCTACTTAATCATCTATTTTAGCATAGTAATTAAATAAAGAGAGAAGAAATTTTTTTCTCCTCTCTATTTTTTATCTTATGGGAATATTTTCACATCGGAATGTTTGTTGTTACATCTAGTTCAGGTGCTTTTGTTATTAATTTAGGTCATCCAAATATTTTTCTACAATTACTGGCTGAATTTGTTTATTATTAATGGCTTCTACAACTGTAGGAACTAACATGTTCATCCGTGCTACCATAGAATTAGGCTTTTTCTCCGGTGCATCTTGACCGAACGGAATAAAATAAATATTTTTAGTAGACATAAGTCTCATTAAATTTATTCCATTTAGACCTAATGCATCATTAGTAGAAATTCCTAATACGACAGGATGATGATTTCTTAAAGTTGCTTTTGCTGCCATTAACACAGGGGAATCCGTTAATGCGTTTGCAAGCTTACTCATTGAATTTCCCGTTAGAGGGGCGACTACCATACAATCTAATGGAATTTTTGGCCCAAGAGGTTCCGCTTTTACAATGGAGTCTATCGCTTTATTTCCTGTTATTTCTTCAATTTTTTGAATCCATTCTTGCCCTTCACCGAATCTAGTATTTGTATTTTGAACGGTAAATGAAACAACAGGTATAACGTCTGCTCCTTCATTGACTAATTTTTCAATTTCAGGAACTACTGCATCGTACGTACAATGTGACCCTGTTAAACCAAAACCAATTCTTTTTCCTTTTAATTGCATCATTCATTCCCCTTTCTATCTTCCAAGCTTTCTCCTAATAGCTGACTTAACACATTTGCAATAATTTGACCTGCCGTTTTCGGAGCAACTATTCCTGGTAGCCCGGGAGCTAAAAGAGCTTTAATACCTCTTTTTTCTGCATAACGAAAATCCGTACCACCGGGCTTTGATGCAAGATCAATAATTAGCGTGTGGGCTGGCATTTTAGAGATTACATTTGCGGACAAGATAGGATGAGGAATTGTATTAATACAAACATCAATATCTGTCACATTGTTTTTAAGTTCTGACAAGTGAAAGGGAGTGAGCCCCATATCAAATATTCTTGCAATATGCTCCGTTCTTCTTGCACCTACACGTACTTTTGCACCTAGAGCTGCAAACGTTCTAGCTACAGTCATTCCAACTCTACCGAGACCGAGCACAGCAATGTTAGCATTATGAATAGTAATATCGGTATGTTGAATGACCATCATAATTGTTCCTTCCACAGTAGGAATTGCATTGTAAATAGCGACGTCGTCTCGTTCAAATAACTTCACTAACTTTCGGTTAGTTGACGAAACAATGGAGTCTAAATAACTATTAGATATCCCCGAGTAAACAACACAATGTTCTGGTGTTTTCTTTAAAATATCTTCCGTCAATAAAATTTTTTCATTTGAAAAAATTGTTTCCACTTGACCTTGTAAATTTGTTCCCGAAACAGGGATGACAATAGAATCTACCGTTGAAAAATCTACTTCATCCATTTGTTCCTTTGAAGCTCCGGTAAATCCGTGATCTAATTGATCAAAACCTATTAAAGAAAGTTTTGCATCTAATTCAATAAGCTTTCGAATCACCTCAAGCTGCCTTGCATCACCGCCAATGACAGCTATGTGCAAACCGGTCAGCATACATGTCACCTTCTTCTATATCTTTCTAACAACGCCGTTAATAATTACTTACTTCGATATCCTATGTAGCTAATAATCAAGATGTGATAAGTACACAGAGATGAAATTCATACCAGTTAAGTCTATTTTTATATTAAGCACTATCCGTCCTTTAAGAACTGACTAACATGTAACAGACCATTCCCGTTTGAAGGTAGAGATTTCCCCTAAAAATAACTACAAAAAAAGCCAGCCTTAGGCTGACTTTACTTTTGGCATGCTAATATTACGGTGCACTATTCGAACTTTTTTTCTTCCTCTTCTGGAATATCAATAATAATCATATCCGTTCCAATTTTTTTTATATGCTTCCAAGGAACTTTTATTTCGGCTCCTTCCTTCTTTAAACCGAACCATTTTAAAGAAGGAATAATTAAAGATTTTATTTCACCTGTTGTTTCGTTTATTTCTAAATCTGTATGACCTAATACACCTAGTCTTTCCGCTCTCTTTACATCAACAATTTCTTTTCCACCCAATTCACTTAATCTCATCACTCTAACCTCCTTACTATATATATAAAGAATTGTCCAAAAAAAATGCCTGCTAGTTAAACTAATAGCAGACATTTTTTATTTAAATTATAAAGGTTAATTTTTCGTTGTCGCGTCTTGATTCTTTGGAAATCGGGCTCACGACATCAGCCAGTCATCGCGGGTGGTACAAATGAGAGTCTTCCTATTGTACTTGGACTTTCATTGTCGGGCCAGGTCGAGCCGCCTCCGCTTTTCTTTCTGTCTAGCTCCGGCGCATTGACCCTAGCAAACTTCCTGTTCCGTCCGTACGATAAGTCAACATCGGCTCTCTACGTTCGCCGTGTTTCCTTTATCTCCTACCGAAACAGTCCAGTTTGTACGGGTCAAGGCGATGCGCCTCCGCTTTTCTTTCTGTCTAGCTCCGGCGGCTTGGCCCTCGAGGTCATAAGCTAGTCACTTCCGGTGGGCAAAAAGCGCCCACCTGCAGCGCCTATCTTATGCTTGTCGGGCCAGGTCGAGCCGCCTCCGCTTTTCTTATTTTATATACCTTTTGGAAGTTCTCCATCTGGACTTATAAGTGCAAGAGAATATTGATCATTAAAAATCCGATGTGTTAGTTCATTAACAGACTTATCGGTAATACTGTTTATCTTTTCTAAAATATCATCTAGAGAACGATGATTTTTTAATAATAATTCATTTTTACCATTACGACTCATTCTACTATTCGTGCTTTCTAAGCTTAACATTAAACTTCCTTTTATTTGTTCTTTACTATTTTTTAATTCTTTTTCTGTAATTCCTTCTTGCTTCAACTTATTTATCGTCAATTGTACAGTTTCAAAAAGTAAGTCAAGCTGTGCAGCTCCAGTTCCTCCATAGATTGTTAGCATCCCATTATCTTGAAAAGAGGAATGATAGGAGTAGATTGAATAGGCTAATCCCCGTTCTTCCCTTACCTCTTGGAATAAACGACTACTCATACTACCACCAAGAACATTATTCATCACAATTAAATTATAAACATCTTCATCACCAACAGGAAGACCATTGTACCCGATACAAAGATGGGCTTGTTCTGTAGTCTTTTTTCTTGCTAATTTTCCAGTTTCAAATACTGGTTTTTGAATAGATGGTTTTGTATAACCCGTTTCATAACTACCAAACAATTCTTCCACTTCTTTTATAAACGACTCTTCTATGTTACCAGCAATAGATATAACGACATTATCAGGCGTATACGTTTCTTTCATATAGTTACGTAACGTTTCTCCATTAAAGGCCGATAACGTAGTTTCTGTTCCTAAAATCGGGTATCCTAAAGGATGGTTCCCATAAGAAGCTTTACTTAATAAATCATGGACAATATCGTCTGGTGCGTCTTCGTACATTTTTATTTCTTCGTAAACAACATTTTTTTCCTTGCCAAGCTCTTCTTCATCGAAAATAGAGTGGAAAAACATATCTGCTAAAACATTGAGTGCATAATTAGAATGCTCATCCATTACTTTTGCGTAATAACATGTATATTCCTTAGAAGTAAACGCATTAACTTGACCACCAATAGAATCAAAACTTTCCGCGATTTCTCGGGCAGTTTTTGTTTTTGTTCCTTTAAAGAACATATGCTCTAGGAAATGAGAAACACCGTTATTTTCTCCATTTTCATTTCTAGAACCTGTACCAATCCATATCCCAATCGCAACAGATCTAACTGTTGGGATATTTTCTAGTACAACTCTTACACCATTTTTACAAGTATGTTTTGTTACCAAAAGAAATCCTCCTATTCCCTACCTAATAAGATTGATGAATATTAACGTTAATCCATCCTTTCTTCACTTAATAGGCTACTTATCGTTCCAATATGTAAGTCTTTTTCTTTGATAGAAACAATTAATGTTTCTAACGATTTAGATGTGGGATCTGTAGGGTGCATTAATATAATGGCCCCTGGATGAACTTTTCCCATTACTCTATCCACAATAACATTTGGCTCCGGTCTTTGCCAGTCTATCGTATCGACACTCCACATTATTGTACCCATATTATATTGTTTTGCAATTTCTACTACCTCTTGACGGAAACTACCACTAGGTGGAGCAAACCATTTTACTTTCACACCTGTAGTTGCTTCAATTACGCTATTCGTTTTTAATAATTGATCTCTTACGGCATTGGCACCTAATGTTTTCATATTAGGATGACTATAAGAATGATTCCCTACCTCATGACCAGCATCGACAATCATTTTTGCTATTGAAGGATTCTCCTTTACCCATCTACCTTCTAAAAAGAATGTAGCCTTAATTTCATGCTTTTTTAACGTTTCAAGCATATCGGGAATATATTCATTTCCCCATGCAACATTGACGATAAATGAAACCATTTTTTTATCTTCATGCCCTTTATATATCGGTGATGCCGATAAATCCTTTAAATGGATTTGTGGGGACAGTTGTTTAAATACAAGTTTTTTTTCATCGAACACACCGCTTTTTTTCATCTTTTCATACGATGCTTTAATATCAACTGTTCTACCGTTGTACCCTGGAACCGCTTTCCATACTTTATCTATTCTTGCATCTTGAGGGGGAATCTCATATGCTGATGCTTTTTCTTCAATTTCCAGCATTAATGAATCTTTAATCCCAGCAACTTCTTGAGCAACAATAGATGTAGAAATAGAATTATTAAAATATGGTGTCGTTTGGTAGGAAATGATTGCTATAAGACAAAAAACAAAAGTAGAAAATCGTCTGTTCACCTTGTATCCCCCTATGTTTATTAATCAATATTGATCAATAAGAATGTGTAGAAATATATTTACTATTATATTCCACCATTTATATATATTTTATGTATGGGAGGTACAAGTAGAACATTAGTACCGTTATGACTGTAAATTATATGGACAAACGCGGAAGCACTCGTTTAAGTCAAAAGCGAAGTTTGAGTTGGGCCTAGAAGCTAGACGTATATAATTACAAAAATGACAAAAAGCCTGGCATATACCAGACTTATTTGGAAAGTATTAAGATGGTTGTTCATTTTTTTCTTTTTGTTCTTTTAGAAGTACTTTTCTAGAAAGATTTACTCTACCTTGCTTATCAATTTCCATAACTTTTACTAATACTTCATCACCGAGTTTTACGATATCTTCCACTTTATTAACTCGTTCTTCTGCTAATTCAGAAATGTGAACTAGTCCATCTTTGCCGCTAAATAATTCGACAAACGCACCGAATTTTTCAACACGTTTTACTTTACCTAAATAAATTTCACCGACTTGCACTTCACGAACGATATCTTCAATAATCTTTTTCGCTTTTTGGTTCATTTCTTCATCAACAGAAGAGATAAATACCATACCATCCTGCTCAATATCTATTTTAACACCGGTTTCTTCGATAATCTTATTAATTTGTTTACCGCTCGGTCCAATAACATCCCTAATTTTATCAGGGTTAATAGTCATTGTTAAAATTTTCGGTGCATACGTCGATAACTGCTGTCTAGGTGTATCGATTGTTTTTAACATTGACTCTAATATTTGCATTCTGCCGATTTTCGCCTGTTGAAGCGCCTCTTCTAAAATCTCTCTAGACAATCCAGCGATTTTAATATCCATTTGAAGAGCCGTTACACCTTTTGAAGTACCTGCAACTTTAAAGTCCATATCACCTAAATGATCTTCCATACCTTGGATATCAGTAAGAACCGTGTAGTGTTCACCTTTTTTTACAAGACCCATTGCAATACCGGCAACAGGAGCTTTTATTGGTACACCTGCATCCATCATAGCAAGAGTACTTGCACAAATACTCGCTTGAGATGTAGAACCGTTCGATTCTAAAACTTCAGAAACTACACGAACAGTATATGGAAAATCCTTTTCAGAAGGTAAAATTGGTTCTAAAGCTCTTTCACCTAACGCACCGTGCCCAATTTCACGACGACCTGGTCCACGCATCGGTCCAGTTTCACCAACACTAAATTGTGGGAAATTATAATGATGCATAAAACGTTTCTCTTCTTCAATTCCTAAACCATCTAAAATTTGCACATCGCCAAGCGCACCTAAAGTACAAATACTTAAAGCTTGTGTTTGTCCACGTGTGAATAGTCCAGAACCATGAGTTCTAGGTAAGATTCCCACTTCTGAAGAAAGGGGACGAATTTCATCCTTTTTACGGCCGTCTGGACGCACTTTTTCTTCTGTGATAAGTCTTCTTACTTCTTCTTTAACAAGTTTGCTTAATGTTTCTTTTACCTGTTTCACCGTATCTTCATCAGCTTCTTGCTCTTCGAAGTGGGCAAGTACTGCTTGCTTTACTTCCGTAATTGCATCTTCTCTAGCATGTTTTTCCACCACTTGTACTGCTTTGTTTAAATTAGCTTCAGCCATTTCACGAACTTTTTCTTCAATAGTCGCGTCTATTTCATATAGAGTAACTTCCATTTTGTCTTTTCCAACGGCTTGTACAATTTCTTCTTGGAAAGCAATAAGTCGTTTAATTTCTTCATGACCATACATAATGGCTTCTAACATAACTTCCTCAGGCACTTCATTTGCGCCAGCTTCAACCATGTTAATTGCGTCTTTCGTACCAGCAACAACAAGATGTAAATCACTTTGTTCTTGCTGGTCAACAGTTGGGTTAATAATAAATTCGTTGTTTATTCTCCCGATCGTTACACCAGCGATTGGCCCATCAAAAGGAATATCAGATACGCTTAACGCTAATGATGATCCGAACATTGCTGCCATTTCAGAAGAACAATCTTGGTCTACACTTAGTACAATACTAATCACTTGCACTTCATTTCTAAACCCATCAGCGAATAATGGTCTGATTGGTCTGTCGATTAAGCGGCTAGCTAATATTGCCTTTTCACTAGGTCGCCCTTCTCTTTTAATGAAGCCTCCAGGTATTTTACCTACTGCGTAAAGACGCTCCTCATAGTTTACAGTTAACGGAAAGAAATCAAGATTTTTCGGTTCTTTTGATGCAGTTGCAGTACTTAAAACTGCAGTATCTTCATAACGAACTAACACAGCGCCATTTGCCTGTTTTGCTAATTGACCTAATTCTACCGTAAGGCGTCTTCCAGCCCAATCAATAGAAAAGACTTGTTTGTCTTGTCCCATGTTTTACCCCTCTCTAGCTTATCTTATAAGCTTTTACTCATGTGTTGCCAGTAAAATTCATTATAAGGATTAATAAAAGCAACTTCATTTGAAAAAGCCTGTATAAATTAATTTCATTATGTATAGTATGAACGAAAGATGTACTTCATATCAATATATATATAACAAAAAAACCTAACAAAAAAGCGGGAAATATCCCGCTTTTTACACATTATCGACGTAAACCTAATTTGTTAATTAGATCACGATAACGAGTTACGTCTTTATTACGTAGGTAAGTTAGTAAGTTACGACGTTTACCAACCATTTTTAATAGACCACGACGAGAGTGGTGATCTTTTTTGTGCGTACGTAAATGTTCGTTTAAGTTGTTAATTTCTTCAGTTAGGACAGCGATTTGAACTTCTGGAGAACCAGTGTCAGTATCGTGTGTTTTGAATTCATTAATCAAAGCTGTTTTACGCTCTTGTGTGATTGCCATCCTATTCACCTCCTTCAATATTTAACCCCAATTACCGAGCATTCGTTGGTGAATCGAGATGCCAAGCAATGGTTTTCGTACGTATAATAGAATACACCTTTATGAGGTAAAAATCAAGTTAAAGCATTGTTTTTTTGGAAATAATTAATCGCAAACTGCTTATCCGCCTCAATTTGTTGTACTAATTCCTTAAAACTAGGAAACTTCTGTTCACTTCTAATATAAAAATGCCAATTTACTCTTACTTGTTCACCGTAAATATTTTCATTAAAATCAAACAAATGCACTTCAATAGAAACTTTCGTATTATCTGTAAATGTAGGCTTTACACCCACGTTGCAGACGCCATTATACATTACATCGTTTATTTCCATTGTAACAGCATATACCCCAGGCTTTGGAATAATATACTCATCCGTTAATTCAATATTTGCAGTTGGAAAACCAATAGTTCGTCCTCTTTTATCTCCATCTACTACCGTGCCTTTGAGTGAGTAAAAGCGACCTAATATTTCCTTCACCTTATCTACTTTTCCTAGTTGTAAGTTTTCTCTAATGAGTGAAGAACTAACTTTTTGATTATCTTTTGTTAATTTTTCTATGACAGTTTGAGTAAATGCCCCATTTGAAAATTGTGGCATTGTTTCCATTGTTCCTTTTCCAAAGCTACCAAACGAGTAATCAAAACCAGCGACTATATGTTTTACATTTAACCCTTTAATGTATTGATCAACGAAAGATTGTGGTGATAGCTTTGCTAGTTCCGGAGTGAAGGAGACTACATAAAGAATATCTACTCCTAGAGTTTGTAAAATTTCCTCTTTCTCTTTCAAAGGAGTTATATAACGAATGTTTTTCATATCGTTTCTTAATACGACAGAAGGGTGAGGGTCAAGTGTTAATACTGCACTTTGCATCTCATTTTCTTTTGCGATATTTATAGCTGTATTAATTACCTTTTGATGACCAAGATGAATTCCATCAAAAAAACCTAACGCCATCACTGTCGGTTTTAATTGTAATGCATCGATTGAAAGCGGATGTGATAAATAAACTGTTTTCATGATAAACCCCTTATTTCTGTAAAAACTTATGTATGAAACACTTTTCGCGGCTTCATTAGACCTTCCTTAGTTGGATGTTTCATATAAATAGCGAGACATTTCCCTTCATAGTACACAACAAAAAGATCTTCATCTTTCATTTCTTCTGGTAGGGGTAAAACTGCCCCATTTTTTACTTTCTCTGCTACTGTATCATTAATTGTTAATGCAGGCAATCCACGTAATGCTTTTTCAATAGGAATAAGTGCATCGTGTACATTATCTAATTGTACCATTTCCTCTAATTGTTCAAAAGAAATTGCATCATTTAATGTAAAAATTCCAGATTGGGTTCGGACTAACGAAGACATATGCGCTGGAAAACCAAGTTTTTCTCCGATTGTAACTGCTAACGTTCTAATATATGTACCTTTACTACATGTTACACGAATTGTAAACTTGACGTCATCTCCTATTTCATAAACATTTTGAGCCTCAACAATATCAATATTATGAATAGTAACTTTTCTAGTTGGCCTTTCTATTTCAATTCCTTGCCTTGCATATTCATATAATTTTTTCCCGTTTATTTTAACTGCTGAATACATTGGAGGGGTTTGATCAATTTCACCTATTAACCTTTTAGTAACAGCCTCTATTTCCTCTATAGTAATTTTCCGATCAATAACTACGGCATCTACCGTCTCTCCTGTTTGATCTTCCGTTGTAGTTGATCTACCTAACGTTACTTCTGCAACGTATGTCTTTTCTTCCGCTG from Sutcliffiella cohnii encodes:
- the ribF gene encoding bifunctional riboflavin kinase/FAD synthetase: MKTVYLSHPLSIDALQLKPTVMALGFFDGIHLGHQKVINTAINIAKENEMQSAVLTLDPHPSVVLRNDMKNIRYITPLKEKEEILQTLGVDILYVVSFTPELAKLSPQSFVDQYIKGLNVKHIVAGFDYSFGSFGKGTMETMPQFSNGAFTQTVIEKLTKDNQKVSSSLIRENLQLGKVDKVKEILGRFYSLKGTVVDGDKRGRTIGFPTANIELTDEYIIPKPGVYAVTMEINDVMYNGVCNVGVKPTFTDNTKVSIEVHLFDFNENIYGEQVRVNWHFYIRSEQKFPSFKELVQQIEADKQFAINYFQKNNALT
- the truB gene encoding tRNA pseudouridine(55) synthase TruB produces the protein MEGVLILNKPKGYTSHDCVFKIRKLLKTKKVGHTGTLDPEVTGVLPICIGNATKIVEYLTAEEKTYVAEVTLGRSTTTEDQTGETVDAVVIDRKITIEEIEAVTKRLIGEIDQTPPMYSAVKINGKKLYEYARQGIEIERPTRKVTIHNIDIVEAQNVYEIGDDVKFTIRVTCSKGTYIRTLAVTIGEKLGFPAHMSSLVRTQSGIFTLNDAISFEQLEEMVQLDNVHDALIPIEKALRGLPALTINDTVAEKVKNGAVLPLPEEMKDEDLFVVYYEGKCLAIYMKHPTKEGLMKPRKVFHT